A window of the Vigna angularis cultivar LongXiaoDou No.4 chromosome 3, ASM1680809v1, whole genome shotgun sequence genome harbors these coding sequences:
- the LOC108325879 gene encoding monooxygenase 2 isoform X1: MEKELVEDIVIVGAGIAGLTTSLGLHRLGIPSLVLESSDTLRVTGFALSIWQNAWKALDAVGVGDILRRQHLQLNGIVTTSLVTGQQTAAMPFRETGNRKDIEIRCVKRKSLLEALVNELPTGTIRYSSKVVGIEESGFYKILHLADKTTIKAKVLIGCDGVNSLVAKWLGFKEASFTGRYAVRGFAEFKTNHGFQPRFMRFSGKGIRAGVVPCNEKAVYWFFTWIPTSQEKELEENPAKLKQYVLEKLENMPSDVRAFIEKTDVDGFLSSPLRYRHPWDLMLGNISKGNACVGGDAFHPMTPDLGQGGCCALEDGVVLARCLAEAFSEEPGRGVKEKAEEVHYKKIEESLKKYAKERRWRSIDVSATAYMVGSIQQAESKLVTFLRENILATFLVSQYFKKSSYDCGKFT; encoded by the exons atggaaaaagaattaGTTGAAGATATTGTGATTGTGGGGGCTGGAATTGCTGGCCTCACAACATCCTTAGGACTTCACAG GTTGGGTATCCCAAGTTTGGTGTTGGAATCCTCGGACACTTTGAGGGTTACTGGCTTTGCTTTGTCCATATGGCAAAATGCTTGGAAGGCTTTGGATGCTGTCGGTGTTGGAGACATTCTCCGTCGCCAACATCTCCAGCTCAATGG GATTGTCACCACTTCATTGGTTACAGGTCAACAAACAGCAGCCATGCCTTTCAGAGAAACAGGAAATCGGAA AGATATTGAAATTCGTTGTGTTAAAAGGAAGTCATTGTTGGAAGCCCTTGTGAATGAGCTTCCAACAGGCACCATCAGATATTCGTCAAAAGTTGTTGGTATTGAGGAATCTGGCTTCTATAAGATACTCCATCTTGCTGATAAGACAACCATAAAAGCCAAG GTGTTGATTGGGTGTGATGGAGTGAACTCCTTGGTGGCAAAGTGGCTAGGCTTCAAGGAGGCCTCTTTTACTGGGAGATATGCAGTCAGGGGTTTTGCAGAGTTCAAGACCAACCATGGGTTTCAGCCCAGGTTCATGCGGTTTTCCGGCAAAGGTATTCGAGCTGGTGTTGTTCCTTGTAATGAAAAGGCAGTCTACTGGTTTTTCACTTGGATACCCACCAGCCAAG AGAAAGAGCTAGAAGAGAACCCTGCCAAACTGAAACAATACGTGTTAGAAAAGCTTGAGAACATGCCAAGTGATGTTAGAGCTTTCATAGAAAAAACGGATGTAGATGGATTTTTATCATCTCCATTGCGATATAGACATCCCTGGGATCTGATGTTGGGGAACATTAGTAAGGGCAACGCTTGTGTTGGTGGAGATGCTTTCCACCCCATGACTCCTGACCTTGGACAGGGAGGGTGTTGTGCTTTAGAGGATGGGGTTGTTTTGGCCAGATGCTTAGCGGAGGCCTTTTCCGAAGAACCAGGAAGAGGTGTCAAAGAGAAAGCCGAAGAGGTGCATTATAAAAAGATTGAGGAAAGCTTGAAGAAATATGCAAAGgagagaagatggagaagcATTGATGTCAGTGCCACAGCTTATATGGTGGGTTCTATTCAGCAGGCTGAGTCCAAATTGGTTACTTTTTTGAGGGAAAACATCTTGGCCACATTCTTAGTTAGTCAATATTTCAAGAAGTCAAGTTATGATTGTGGAAAATTTACATAG
- the LOC108325879 gene encoding monooxygenase 2 isoform X2: MLGRLWMLSVLETFSVANISSSMGQQTAAMPFRETGNRKDIEIRCVKRKSLLEALVNELPTGTIRYSSKVVGIEESGFYKILHLADKTTIKAKVLIGCDGVNSLVAKWLGFKEASFTGRYAVRGFAEFKTNHGFQPRFMRFSGKGIRAGVVPCNEKAVYWFFTWIPTSQEKELEENPAKLKQYVLEKLENMPSDVRAFIEKTDVDGFLSSPLRYRHPWDLMLGNISKGNACVGGDAFHPMTPDLGQGGCCALEDGVVLARCLAEAFSEEPGRGVKEKAEEVHYKKIEESLKKYAKERRWRSIDVSATAYMVGSIQQAESKLVTFLRENILATFLVSQYFKKSSYDCGKFT; this comes from the exons ATGCTTGGAAGGCTTTGGATGCTGTCGGTGTTGGAGACATTCTCCGTCGCCAACATCTCCAGCTCAATGG GTCAACAAACAGCAGCCATGCCTTTCAGAGAAACAGGAAATCGGAA AGATATTGAAATTCGTTGTGTTAAAAGGAAGTCATTGTTGGAAGCCCTTGTGAATGAGCTTCCAACAGGCACCATCAGATATTCGTCAAAAGTTGTTGGTATTGAGGAATCTGGCTTCTATAAGATACTCCATCTTGCTGATAAGACAACCATAAAAGCCAAG GTGTTGATTGGGTGTGATGGAGTGAACTCCTTGGTGGCAAAGTGGCTAGGCTTCAAGGAGGCCTCTTTTACTGGGAGATATGCAGTCAGGGGTTTTGCAGAGTTCAAGACCAACCATGGGTTTCAGCCCAGGTTCATGCGGTTTTCCGGCAAAGGTATTCGAGCTGGTGTTGTTCCTTGTAATGAAAAGGCAGTCTACTGGTTTTTCACTTGGATACCCACCAGCCAAG AGAAAGAGCTAGAAGAGAACCCTGCCAAACTGAAACAATACGTGTTAGAAAAGCTTGAGAACATGCCAAGTGATGTTAGAGCTTTCATAGAAAAAACGGATGTAGATGGATTTTTATCATCTCCATTGCGATATAGACATCCCTGGGATCTGATGTTGGGGAACATTAGTAAGGGCAACGCTTGTGTTGGTGGAGATGCTTTCCACCCCATGACTCCTGACCTTGGACAGGGAGGGTGTTGTGCTTTAGAGGATGGGGTTGTTTTGGCCAGATGCTTAGCGGAGGCCTTTTCCGAAGAACCAGGAAGAGGTGTCAAAGAGAAAGCCGAAGAGGTGCATTATAAAAAGATTGAGGAAAGCTTGAAGAAATATGCAAAGgagagaagatggagaagcATTGATGTCAGTGCCACAGCTTATATGGTGGGTTCTATTCAGCAGGCTGAGTCCAAATTGGTTACTTTTTTGAGGGAAAACATCTTGGCCACATTCTTAGTTAGTCAATATTTCAAGAAGTCAAGTTATGATTGTGGAAAATTTACATAG
- the LOC108324898 gene encoding pentatricopeptide repeat-containing protein At2g17033 — protein MMNGLQSPHQGLSWRWKQRAVPVTTIKMETTTLTKQGQRFLTKLTTSSAATDNLIRRFVQGSPKSVVLTTLSHLLSPTTSYPQLSTLALPLYGRASQAPWFIWNSTTVAELAALLHKLGHRAQSEALISEAICKLQSRKRELVVFYGKLAEAYSKRKSETGFDVAYGYLNNLLRTSESVHVKRRAYEYMVSGLCSMDRPREAEDLVIGPAAGLGLKPSGFELKSIVYGYGRVGLFEDMRRVVDEMEKRGFVVDTVCCNMVVSAYGVHGEHVEMATWLRKMRDSGVPFSVRTYNSVTNCCPRVLRMVGGLSELALSMEELNEGLDGGEGMVVRELLGCSGILEEVMVWEALEMKLDLHGFHLGGAYLVVLVWLEEMWKRLNGLNCGVPAEVTVVCGLGNHSSVRGESKLRVLVQKMMVKMGSPLKVDRKNNGCFIAKGKAVQNWLCEMRKAPLSGSASL, from the exons ATGATGAATGGCTTACAGAGTCCTCACCAAGGGCTGTCATGGAGATGGAAACAACGTGCTGTCCCAGTTACAACCATTAAAATGGAGACTACCACGCTAACCAAACAAGGACAACGATTTCTGACCAAGTTAACCACCTCCTCCGCCGCCACCGACAACCTCATCCGAAGATTCGTCCAAGGTTCTCCCAAATCTGTCGTTCTCACCACTCTCTCACACCTCCTCTCTCCCACCACCTCCTATCCACAACTCTCAACCCTCGCGCTCCCC CTCTACGGAAGAGCCAGCCAAGCCCCGTGGTTCATATGGAACTCCACCACCGTGGCCGAACTCGCCGCGCTCCTCCACAAACTCGGCCACCGGGCCCAATCCGAAGCCCTGATTTCCGAGGCCATTTGCAAGCTACAATCTCGCAAACGCGAACTCGTTGTCTTCTACGGCAAACTCGCGGAAGCGTACTCCAAACGAAAATCCGAAACCGGCTTCGACGTGGCTTACGGTTACCTCAACAACCTTCTGCGCACATCCGAATCGGTGCACGTGAAACGCAGGGCCTACGAGTACATGGTGAGTGGGCTGTGTTCCATGGACAGGCCCCGTGAGGCAGAGGATTTAGTTATTGGGCCTGCGGCTGGGCTTGGGCTTAAACCCTCGGGCTTTGAATTGAAGTCAATTGTGTACGGATACGGCAGGGTGGGGTTGTTTGAGGATATGCGGAGAGTGGTGGATGAAATGGAGAAGAGAGGGTTTGTGGTTGACACGGTATGTTGCAACATGGTTGTTTCGGCTTACGGGGTTCACGGGGAGCACGTGGAAATGGCGACGTGGCTTCGGAAAATGAGGGATTCAGGGGTTCCGTTTTCCGTCAGGACATACAACTCCGTTACGAATTGTTGCCCTAGGGTTTTGAGAATGGTGGGGGGATTGAGCGAATTGGCGTTGTCGATGGAAGAATTGAATGAGGGTTTGGACGGAGGGGAGGGAATGGTGGTGAGGGAGTTGTTGGGGTGTAGTGGGATTTTGGAGGAGGTGATGGTGTGGGAGGCGTTGGAGATGAAGCTGGATCTACATGGTTTTCACTTGGGTGGGGCTTATTTGGTGGTTTTGGTTTGGTTGGAGGAGATGTGGAAAAGGTTGAATGGGTTGAATTGTGGGGTTCCGGCGGAAGTTACGGTGGTTTGTGGGTTGGGAAATCACAGCAGTGTTCGAGGGGAATCGAAGTTGAGAGTGCTGGTGCAGAAGATGATGGTGAAAATGGGAAGTCCGTTGAAGGTTGATAGGAAGAACAATGGGTGCTTTATTGCAAAAGGAAAAGCGGTTCAAAATTGGTTGTGTGAAATGAGGAAGGCACCTCTGAGTGGGTCTGCTTCTCTGTGA